The Arvicanthis niloticus isolate mArvNil1 chromosome 2, mArvNil1.pat.X, whole genome shotgun sequence genome includes a window with the following:
- the Ninl gene encoding ninein-like protein isoform X1 has protein sequence MDNEEENHYVSRLRDVYSSCDTTGTGFLDQEELTQLCTKLGLEEQLPALLHILLGDDRLARVNFEEFKEGFVAVLSSGSGIEPSDEEGSSSESATSCAVPPKYMSGSKWYGRRSLPELADSATTTKYGSEQQAKGSVKPPLRRSASLESVESLKSDEDAESAKEPPNELFEAQGQLRSWGCEIFGTPRKSCSPSFNTPENQVQGIWHELGVGSSGHLNEQELAVVCRSIGLHGLEKQELEELFSKLDQDGDGRVSLAEFQLGLFGHEPPSLPASSSLIKPNRPWSHYQEESGCQTTTTSSLVSVCSGLRLFSSVDDGSGFAFPEQVISAWAQEGIQNGREILQSLDFNVDEKVNLLELTWALDNELLTVDGVVQQAALACYRQELSYHQGQVEQLVQERDKARQDLEKAEKRNLDFVREMDDCHSALEQLTEKKIKHLEQEYRGRLSLLRSEVEMERELFWEQARRQKAMLEQDVGHLQAEETSLREKLTLALKENSRLQKEIIEVVEKLSDSEKLVLRLQSDLQFVLKDKLEPQSMELLAQEEQFTAILNDYELKCRDLQDRNDELQAELEGLRARLPRSRQSPSGTPGTHRRRIPGRGPADNLFVGESTPMSLETEIMMEQMKEHYQELRMQLETKVNYYEKEIEVMKRNFEKDKKEMEQAFQLELSVLEGQKADLEALYSKSQEVILGLKEQLQDAARSPEPVPAGLAHCCAQALCTLAQRLEVEMHLRHQDQLLQIRREAEEELNQKLSWLEAQHAACCESLSLQHQCEKDQLLQTHLQRVKDLAAQLALEKGRREEREQEVLAHCRRQQLKLQAVMSEEQARICRSFTLEKEKLEQTYREQVEGLAQEADVLRALLKNGTTVLSDQQERTPSSMSLGPDSRQEPPAWQAVSPDGRTEAPAEWPGLGRAEGRDLPGQPCSIDAIPSPTLTRLSRRPSENLGVRDNHQGPLSAEEGAIPKEPEPSARTLTGQGQKLPLPIQPQMLEPWLGPASLDRKPASVGVHGQASEGPTRNGEGVQEAWLQFKEEAARMRPSVPCSELPKPQEAKVMSESEMNDVKTKLLQLEDVVRALEKADSRESHRAELQRLSEENFVLKSDLGKIQLELETSESRNEVQRQEIEVLKRDKEQACFDLEELSTQTQKYKDEMSQLNCRILQLEDSSAPHTQKEENHIAIKVLMKKLEEAGCLEKQQGNQIQNLKIELERVNEECQCLRLSQAELTESLKESRGQLHSVQLRLEAAQSQHEQIVQRMQEQVSQLVPGARVAELQHLLNLKEEEAGRLNAQQEEYRQLLKAREDQVEDAEARFRNVEWLLQEKVEELRKQFEKNTRTDLLLKELYVENAHLMKAVQLTEEKQRGAEKKNCVLEEKVRALNKLISKMAPASLSV, from the exons ctACTTCCTGTGCTGTCCCTCCAAAGTACATGAGTGGCTCTAAGTGGTATGGCCGTCGGAGCCTACCTGAGCTCGCTGACTCTGCCACCACAACCAAATACGGATCAGAACAGCAGGCCAAAGGCAGTGTGAAGCCTCCGCTGAGACGCTCTGCATCTCTGGAAAGTGTGGAG AGCCTCAAATCAGATGAAGACGCTGAGAGTGCTAAAGAGCCTCCGAATGAATTATTTGAAGCACAAG GCCAGCTGCGATCCTGGGGTTGTGAGATCTTCGGGACACCCCGCAAATCCTGTAGCCCCTCCTTCAACACTCCTGAGAACCAGGTCCAGGGCATCTGGCATGAGCTGGGGGTTGGAAGCAGTGGTCACCTGAATGAGCAGGAGCTGGCTGTGGTCTGCCGAAGCATCGGGCTCCATGGTCTTGAGAAACAG GAACTTGAAGAACTGTTCAGCAAACTGGACCAAGATGGAGATGGCAGAGTGAGTCTTGCAGAGTTTCAGCTTGGCCTGTTTGGTCATGAGCCTCCTTCGCTTCCAGCATCTTCCAGTTTGATCAAACCAAACAGGCCTTGGTCTCATTATCAG GAGGAGAGCGGCTGCCAGACCACCACAACCTCATCCCTCGTGTCTGTGTGCTCTGGCCTGCGCCTGTTCTCCAGTGTCGACGATGGCAGTGGCTTTGCCTTTCCCGAGCAGGTCATCTCCGCATGGGCCcaggagggcattcagaatgGCAGGGAGATCTTGCAG AGCCTGGACTTCAATGTGGATGAGAAGGTGAACCTCTTGGAGCTGACCTGGGCCCTTGACAATGAACTCCTAACAGTTGATGGTGTCGTCCAGCAGGCAGCCCTGGCCTGCTACCGCCAGGAACTGAGCTACCACCA AGGGCAAGTGGAGCAGCTGGTACAGGAGCGGGACAAGGCGAGGCAGGACCTGGAGAAAGCTGAGAAGAGGAACCTGGACTTTGTGCGAGAAATGGATGACTGCCACTCAGCCCTGGAACAactgacagaaaagaaaatcaa GCACCTAGAGCAAGAGTACAGGGGAAGGCTGAGCCTCCTGCGGTCCGAGGTAGAGATGGAGCGGGAGCTGTTCTGGGAGCAAGCCCGCAGGCAGAAAGCCATGCTGGAGCAGGATGTGGGCCACCTCCAGGCGGAGGAGACCAGTCTCCGAGAGAAACTGACATTGGCTCTGAAG GAAAACAGTCGATTGCAGAAGGAGATCATAGAAGTGGTAGAAAAGCTTTCGGACTCAGAGAAGCTGGTCCTGCGTCTGCAGAGCGACCTCCAGTTTGTGCTGAAGGACAAG CTGGAGCCTCAGAGCATGGAACTCCTGGCCCAGGAAGAGCAGTTCACAGCCATCCTGAACGATTATGAACTTAAGTGCAGG GACCTACAGGACCGCAATGATGAGCTGCAAGCAGAGTTGGAAGGCCTGCGGGCGCGGCTGCCCAGGAGTCGACAGAGCCCCTCAGGGACCCCAGGCACCCATAGAAGGAGGATCCCTGGACGTGGCCCAGCAG ACAATCTGTTTGTGGGTGAGTCTACTCCAATGAGTTTGGAGACAGAGATAATGATGGAGCAGATGAAAGAACATTACCAAGAGCTCAGGATGCAGCTGGAGACCAAG GTAAATTACTATGAGAAGGAAATTGAGGTCATGAAGAGAAATTTTGAGAAGGATAAAAAGGAGATGGAGCAGGCATTCCAGCTTGAGCTCAGCGTACTGGAGGGCCAGAAGGCAGATCTGGAGGCCCTGTATTCCAAGTCACAGGAGGTCATCCTGGGCCTGAAGGAGCAGCTGCAGGATGCAGCACGAAGCCCTGAGCCTGTGCCGGCTGGGCTGGCCCACTGCTGTGCACAGGCCCTGTGCACTCTGGCCCAGCGGCTAGAAGTGGAAATGCACCTGCGACACCAGGACCAGCTACTGCAGATAAG GAGAGAGGCTGAAGAAGAGCTGAACCAGAAGCTGTCATGGCTAGAAGCTCAGCATGCTGCCTGCTGTGAGAGTCTGTCGCTGCAGCATCAATGTGAGAAGGACCAGCTGCTGCAGACACACCTGCAGCGAGTGAAGGACCTGGCTGCTCAGCTTGCCTTGGAGAAGGGGCGGCGGGAGGAAAGGGAACAGGAGGTCCTGGCACACTGTCGGAGGCAGCAATTGAAGCTGCAGGCTGTGATGAGTGAAGAGCAGGCACGGATCTGCAGATCATTCACCCTGGAGAAGGAGAAGCTAGAACAAACCTACAGGGAGCAAGTAGAGGGACTTGCCCAGGAGGCAGACGTGCTGCGTGCTCTCTTGAAGAATGGAACCACTGTGCTGAGTGACCAGCAGGAGAGGACACCCAGCTCCATGTCCCTGGGTCCAGACAGCAGGCAGGAGCCACCAGCCTGGCAAGCTGTCAGCCCTGATGGAAGGACAGAGGCACCAGCAGAGTGGCCTGGCCTAGGGAGAGCTGAGGGCAGGGATCTTCCTGGCCAGCCTTGTAGTATAGATGCCATACCAAGCCCAACCCTTACCCGACTGTCCAGAAGGCCCTCAGAGAACCTGGGTGTCAGAGACAATCATCAGGGTCCACTCAGTGCTGAGGAGGGAGCTATCCCAAAGGAGCCAGAACCTTCTGCCAGGACCTTAACAGGCCAAGGCCAGAAGCTGCCCTTGCCTATTCAGCCACAAATGCTGGAGCCATGGTTAGGCCCAGCCTCTCTGGACAGGAAGCCAGCCTCTGTTGGGGTTCATGGACAGGCTTCAGAAGGGCCTACTAGGAATGGTGAAGGTGTCCAAGAGGCGTGGCTCCAGTTCAAGGAAGAAGCTGCAAGGATGAGACCCTcagtgccctgctctgagctcccaAAGCCACAAGAGGCCAAAGTGATGTCAGAGAGTGAGATGAATGATGTGAAGACCAAACTTCTACAGCTGGAAGATGTTGTCCGGGCTCTTGAAAAGGCAGATTCCAGAGAGAGTCACAG GGCTGAGTTACAAAGGCTTTCTGAAGAAAACTTTGTGTTGAAAAGTGACCTGGGGAAAATTCAACTGGAACTGGAAACTTCAGAGAGCAGAAATGAAGTGCAGAG GCAGGAAATTGAGGTCTTAAAGAGAGACAAGGAGCAGGCCTGCTTTGACCTGGAAGAGCTCAGCACACAG ACTCAGAAATACAAGGATGAAATGTCACAGCTCAACTGCAGGATCCTCCAGCTAGAAGATTCCTCTGCTCCCCATAcccagaaggaagaaaatcacaTTGCTATTAAGGTGTTAATGAAGAAGCTGGAGGAGGCAGGGTGCCTGGAGAAACAGCAG gGTAATCAAATCCAAAACCTGAAAATTGAACTAGAACGTGTGAATGAGGAATGCCAGTGCTTAAGACTGTCACAGGCGGAGCTGACAGAAAGCCTCAAAGAAAGTCGAGGCCAG CTACACAGTGTCCAGCTGAGGCTGGAGGCAGCTCAGTCCCAGCATGAGCAGATTGTCCAGCGCATGCAGGAACAGGTGAGTCAGTTGGTTCCTGGAGCCCGTGTAGCTGAGCTGCAGCACCTGCTCAACCTCAAGGAAGAGGAGGCTGGGAGACTAAATGCACAGCAG GAAGAATACAGGCAGCTACTGAAGGCCAGGGAGGACCAGGTGGAGGATGCCGAGGCTCGGTTCCGCAACGTGGAGTGGCTGCTACAGGAGAAGGTGGAGGAGCTCAGGAAACAG TTTGAGAAGAATACCAGAACTGATCTGCTGCTCAAGGAACTGTATGTGGAAAATGCTCACCTCATGAAAGCTGTTCAGCTCACAGAAGAGAAGCAGCGAGGAGCCGAGAAGAAAAACTGTGTCTTGGAAGAAAAAGTTCGAGCTCTCAACAAACTTATCAGTAAGATGGCACCTGCATCACTTTCTGTATAG
- the Ninl gene encoding ninein-like protein isoform X4 has product MDNEEENHYVSRLRDVYSSCDTTGTGFLDQEELTQLCTKLGLEEQLPALLHILLGDDRLARVNFEEFKEGFVAVLSSGSGIEPSDEEGSSSESATSCAVPPKYMSGSKWYGRRSLPELADSATTTKYGSEQQAKGSVKPPLRRSASLESVESLKSDEDAESAKEPPNELFEAQGQLRSWGCEIFGTPRKSCSPSFNTPENQVQGIWHELGVGSSGHLNEQELAVVCRSIGLHGLEKQEESGCQTTTTSSLVSVCSGLRLFSSVDDGSGFAFPEQVISAWAQEGIQNGREILQSLDFNVDEKVNLLELTWALDNELLTVDGVVQQAALACYRQELSYHQGQVEQLVQERDKARQDLEKAEKRNLDFVREMDDCHSALEQLTEKKIKHLEQEYRGRLSLLRSEVEMERELFWEQARRQKAMLEQDVGHLQAEETSLREKLTLALKENSRLQKEIIEVVEKLSDSEKLVLRLQSDLQFVLKDKLEPQSMELLAQEEQFTAILNDYELKCRDLQDRNDELQAELEGLRARLPRSRQSPSGTPGTHRRRIPGRGPADNLFVGESTPMSLETEIMMEQMKEHYQELRMQLETKVNYYEKEIEVMKRNFEKDKKEMEQAFQLELSVLEGQKADLEALYSKSQEVILGLKEQLQDAARSPEPVPAGLAHCCAQALCTLAQRLEVEMHLRHQDQLLQIRREAEEELNQKLSWLEAQHAACCESLSLQHQCEKDQLLQTHLQRVKDLAAQLALEKGRREEREQEVLAHCRRQQLKLQAVMSEEQARICRSFTLEKEKLEQTYREQVEGLAQEADVLRALLKNGTTVLSDQQERTPSSMSLGPDSRQEPPAWQAVSPDGRTEAPAEWPGLGRAEGRDLPGQPCSIDAIPSPTLTRLSRRPSENLGVRDNHQGPLSAEEGAIPKEPEPSARTLTGQGQKLPLPIQPQMLEPWLGPASLDRKPASVGVHGQASEGPTRNGEGVQEAWLQFKEEAARMRPSVPCSELPKPQEAKVMSESEMNDVKTKLLQLEDVVRALEKADSRESHRAELQRLSEENFVLKSDLGKIQLELETSESRNEVQRQEIEVLKRDKEQACFDLEELSTQTQKYKDEMSQLNCRILQLEDSSAPHTQKEENHIAIKVLMKKLEEAGCLEKQQGNQIQNLKIELERVNEECQCLRLSQAELTESLKESRGQLHSVQLRLEAAQSQHEQIVQRMQEQVSQLVPGARVAELQHLLNLKEEEAGRLNAQQEEYRQLLKAREDQVEDAEARFRNVEWLLQEKVEELRKQFEKNTRTDLLLKELYVENAHLMKAVQLTEEKQRGAEKKNCVLEEKVRALNKLISKMAPASLSV; this is encoded by the exons ctACTTCCTGTGCTGTCCCTCCAAAGTACATGAGTGGCTCTAAGTGGTATGGCCGTCGGAGCCTACCTGAGCTCGCTGACTCTGCCACCACAACCAAATACGGATCAGAACAGCAGGCCAAAGGCAGTGTGAAGCCTCCGCTGAGACGCTCTGCATCTCTGGAAAGTGTGGAG AGCCTCAAATCAGATGAAGACGCTGAGAGTGCTAAAGAGCCTCCGAATGAATTATTTGAAGCACAAG GCCAGCTGCGATCCTGGGGTTGTGAGATCTTCGGGACACCCCGCAAATCCTGTAGCCCCTCCTTCAACACTCCTGAGAACCAGGTCCAGGGCATCTGGCATGAGCTGGGGGTTGGAAGCAGTGGTCACCTGAATGAGCAGGAGCTGGCTGTGGTCTGCCGAAGCATCGGGCTCCATGGTCTTGAGAAACAG GAGGAGAGCGGCTGCCAGACCACCACAACCTCATCCCTCGTGTCTGTGTGCTCTGGCCTGCGCCTGTTCTCCAGTGTCGACGATGGCAGTGGCTTTGCCTTTCCCGAGCAGGTCATCTCCGCATGGGCCcaggagggcattcagaatgGCAGGGAGATCTTGCAG AGCCTGGACTTCAATGTGGATGAGAAGGTGAACCTCTTGGAGCTGACCTGGGCCCTTGACAATGAACTCCTAACAGTTGATGGTGTCGTCCAGCAGGCAGCCCTGGCCTGCTACCGCCAGGAACTGAGCTACCACCA AGGGCAAGTGGAGCAGCTGGTACAGGAGCGGGACAAGGCGAGGCAGGACCTGGAGAAAGCTGAGAAGAGGAACCTGGACTTTGTGCGAGAAATGGATGACTGCCACTCAGCCCTGGAACAactgacagaaaagaaaatcaa GCACCTAGAGCAAGAGTACAGGGGAAGGCTGAGCCTCCTGCGGTCCGAGGTAGAGATGGAGCGGGAGCTGTTCTGGGAGCAAGCCCGCAGGCAGAAAGCCATGCTGGAGCAGGATGTGGGCCACCTCCAGGCGGAGGAGACCAGTCTCCGAGAGAAACTGACATTGGCTCTGAAG GAAAACAGTCGATTGCAGAAGGAGATCATAGAAGTGGTAGAAAAGCTTTCGGACTCAGAGAAGCTGGTCCTGCGTCTGCAGAGCGACCTCCAGTTTGTGCTGAAGGACAAG CTGGAGCCTCAGAGCATGGAACTCCTGGCCCAGGAAGAGCAGTTCACAGCCATCCTGAACGATTATGAACTTAAGTGCAGG GACCTACAGGACCGCAATGATGAGCTGCAAGCAGAGTTGGAAGGCCTGCGGGCGCGGCTGCCCAGGAGTCGACAGAGCCCCTCAGGGACCCCAGGCACCCATAGAAGGAGGATCCCTGGACGTGGCCCAGCAG ACAATCTGTTTGTGGGTGAGTCTACTCCAATGAGTTTGGAGACAGAGATAATGATGGAGCAGATGAAAGAACATTACCAAGAGCTCAGGATGCAGCTGGAGACCAAG GTAAATTACTATGAGAAGGAAATTGAGGTCATGAAGAGAAATTTTGAGAAGGATAAAAAGGAGATGGAGCAGGCATTCCAGCTTGAGCTCAGCGTACTGGAGGGCCAGAAGGCAGATCTGGAGGCCCTGTATTCCAAGTCACAGGAGGTCATCCTGGGCCTGAAGGAGCAGCTGCAGGATGCAGCACGAAGCCCTGAGCCTGTGCCGGCTGGGCTGGCCCACTGCTGTGCACAGGCCCTGTGCACTCTGGCCCAGCGGCTAGAAGTGGAAATGCACCTGCGACACCAGGACCAGCTACTGCAGATAAG GAGAGAGGCTGAAGAAGAGCTGAACCAGAAGCTGTCATGGCTAGAAGCTCAGCATGCTGCCTGCTGTGAGAGTCTGTCGCTGCAGCATCAATGTGAGAAGGACCAGCTGCTGCAGACACACCTGCAGCGAGTGAAGGACCTGGCTGCTCAGCTTGCCTTGGAGAAGGGGCGGCGGGAGGAAAGGGAACAGGAGGTCCTGGCACACTGTCGGAGGCAGCAATTGAAGCTGCAGGCTGTGATGAGTGAAGAGCAGGCACGGATCTGCAGATCATTCACCCTGGAGAAGGAGAAGCTAGAACAAACCTACAGGGAGCAAGTAGAGGGACTTGCCCAGGAGGCAGACGTGCTGCGTGCTCTCTTGAAGAATGGAACCACTGTGCTGAGTGACCAGCAGGAGAGGACACCCAGCTCCATGTCCCTGGGTCCAGACAGCAGGCAGGAGCCACCAGCCTGGCAAGCTGTCAGCCCTGATGGAAGGACAGAGGCACCAGCAGAGTGGCCTGGCCTAGGGAGAGCTGAGGGCAGGGATCTTCCTGGCCAGCCTTGTAGTATAGATGCCATACCAAGCCCAACCCTTACCCGACTGTCCAGAAGGCCCTCAGAGAACCTGGGTGTCAGAGACAATCATCAGGGTCCACTCAGTGCTGAGGAGGGAGCTATCCCAAAGGAGCCAGAACCTTCTGCCAGGACCTTAACAGGCCAAGGCCAGAAGCTGCCCTTGCCTATTCAGCCACAAATGCTGGAGCCATGGTTAGGCCCAGCCTCTCTGGACAGGAAGCCAGCCTCTGTTGGGGTTCATGGACAGGCTTCAGAAGGGCCTACTAGGAATGGTGAAGGTGTCCAAGAGGCGTGGCTCCAGTTCAAGGAAGAAGCTGCAAGGATGAGACCCTcagtgccctgctctgagctcccaAAGCCACAAGAGGCCAAAGTGATGTCAGAGAGTGAGATGAATGATGTGAAGACCAAACTTCTACAGCTGGAAGATGTTGTCCGGGCTCTTGAAAAGGCAGATTCCAGAGAGAGTCACAG GGCTGAGTTACAAAGGCTTTCTGAAGAAAACTTTGTGTTGAAAAGTGACCTGGGGAAAATTCAACTGGAACTGGAAACTTCAGAGAGCAGAAATGAAGTGCAGAG GCAGGAAATTGAGGTCTTAAAGAGAGACAAGGAGCAGGCCTGCTTTGACCTGGAAGAGCTCAGCACACAG ACTCAGAAATACAAGGATGAAATGTCACAGCTCAACTGCAGGATCCTCCAGCTAGAAGATTCCTCTGCTCCCCATAcccagaaggaagaaaatcacaTTGCTATTAAGGTGTTAATGAAGAAGCTGGAGGAGGCAGGGTGCCTGGAGAAACAGCAG gGTAATCAAATCCAAAACCTGAAAATTGAACTAGAACGTGTGAATGAGGAATGCCAGTGCTTAAGACTGTCACAGGCGGAGCTGACAGAAAGCCTCAAAGAAAGTCGAGGCCAG CTACACAGTGTCCAGCTGAGGCTGGAGGCAGCTCAGTCCCAGCATGAGCAGATTGTCCAGCGCATGCAGGAACAGGTGAGTCAGTTGGTTCCTGGAGCCCGTGTAGCTGAGCTGCAGCACCTGCTCAACCTCAAGGAAGAGGAGGCTGGGAGACTAAATGCACAGCAG GAAGAATACAGGCAGCTACTGAAGGCCAGGGAGGACCAGGTGGAGGATGCCGAGGCTCGGTTCCGCAACGTGGAGTGGCTGCTACAGGAGAAGGTGGAGGAGCTCAGGAAACAG TTTGAGAAGAATACCAGAACTGATCTGCTGCTCAAGGAACTGTATGTGGAAAATGCTCACCTCATGAAAGCTGTTCAGCTCACAGAAGAGAAGCAGCGAGGAGCCGAGAAGAAAAACTGTGTCTTGGAAGAAAAAGTTCGAGCTCTCAACAAACTTATCAGTAAGATGGCACCTGCATCACTTTCTGTATAG